Proteins from a single region of Chitinibacter bivalviorum:
- a CDS encoding DUF934 domain-containing protein, translating into MSKVIINREIVENRWTRVIADAEGGVSVPSEGAILVPYQYWLANREALAGREVAVCFAPDDEPESLPVDANTFSMIACDFPAFTDGRGFSIGRLLRVRYGFTGELRAVGDVFKDTLNYLARCGFTAFDVRADKDINEAIKGIDDFTEFYQSSVDVPNPLFLRRPVAA; encoded by the coding sequence ATGTCTAAGGTAATCATCAATCGTGAAATCGTTGAAAACCGTTGGACTCGCGTAATCGCCGATGCAGAGGGAGGGGTATCTGTCCCAAGTGAAGGCGCTATATTGGTTCCGTACCAATACTGGCTGGCAAATCGTGAAGCCTTGGCTGGGCGTGAAGTGGCGGTGTGTTTTGCGCCAGATGATGAGCCAGAGTCTTTGCCAGTCGATGCCAATACCTTCTCAATGATCGCCTGTGATTTCCCAGCGTTCACAGATGGTCGTGGCTTTAGTATTGGTCGCTTGCTGCGTGTACGTTATGGCTTTACTGGCGAGTTGCGTGCAGTGGGTGATGTATTTAAAGATACGCTTAACTATCTGGCCCGCTGTGGCTTTACCGCCTTTGATGTTCGTGCAGATAAAGACATCAATGAAGCGATTAAAGGCATCGACGACTTCACCGAGTTCTATCAATCAAGCGTAGACGTGCCAAACCCATTATTCCTGCGCCGCCCAGTGGCTGCTTAA
- a CDS encoding nitrite/sulfite reductase translates to MYIYDDYDQKIVDQRVAQYRDQTRRYLAGELTDEEFRPLRLQNGLYIQRHAPMLRVAIPYGHLRSAQVRKLAELARKYDKGYVHFTTRQNVQYNWPALENVPEMLAELATVQMHGIQTSGACIRNTTSDQFAGVAHDEIVDPRPWCEIIRQWSTFHPEFAHLPRKFKIAVNGAVEDRAAVLVHDVGINVKLNEAGEVGFEIFVGGGLGRTPMIGDLIKPWLEPKHLLTYLNAVLRVYNRYGRRDNKYKARIKILVKALTPEVFAAKVEQEWAFEKDGVQTLTEAEIARNHRFFTAPAYETLPVEDAAFTAAKAEHPAFARWVERNVFAHKVAGYAAVTFSLKKTGVPPGDATDAQLEDVANLADRFSFGEVRVSHGQNLILADVKQSELFALWEEAKRIGFATPNIGLLTDLICCPGGDFCALANAKSIPVAQAIQERFDDLDYLFDLGEIDMNMSGCINACGHHHVGNIGILGVDKNNAEYYQITLGGRQGADAKIGKVIGPSFAQDEMPDVMSKIIDVFVAHREGDERFIDVFDRIGAEPFKAKVYEGKPIRKEKADV, encoded by the coding sequence ATGTATATTTACGACGATTACGACCAAAAGATCGTGGACCAGCGCGTAGCGCAGTACCGCGATCAAACGCGCCGCTACTTGGCTGGCGAATTGACTGACGAAGAGTTCCGCCCTTTGCGTCTGCAAAACGGCTTGTATATTCAACGTCACGCTCCGATGTTGCGCGTTGCGATTCCATATGGTCATTTGCGTAGTGCGCAAGTTCGTAAGCTCGCCGAACTCGCTCGTAAATACGACAAAGGCTATGTGCATTTCACCACGCGCCAGAATGTCCAGTACAACTGGCCTGCGCTGGAAAACGTACCCGAAATGTTGGCCGAGCTGGCTACCGTGCAAATGCACGGTATTCAAACGTCAGGCGCCTGTATTCGTAATACCACGTCGGATCAATTCGCTGGTGTTGCGCACGATGAAATCGTTGATCCACGCCCATGGTGTGAAATCATTCGTCAATGGTCGACTTTCCACCCAGAATTTGCCCACCTGCCCCGTAAATTCAAAATCGCGGTGAATGGCGCGGTGGAAGATCGCGCAGCGGTCTTGGTTCACGACGTCGGCATCAACGTTAAATTGAACGAAGCGGGCGAAGTGGGCTTCGAGATTTTTGTGGGTGGCGGCTTGGGTCGCACGCCAATGATTGGTGATCTGATCAAGCCGTGGTTAGAACCAAAACATCTGCTGACTTATCTGAATGCGGTATTGCGTGTGTATAACCGCTACGGTCGTCGTGATAATAAGTACAAAGCGCGGATCAAGATTTTGGTGAAAGCGCTGACGCCTGAAGTATTCGCGGCCAAAGTTGAACAAGAATGGGCGTTCGAGAAAGATGGCGTTCAAACCTTAACTGAGGCTGAAATCGCCCGCAACCACCGCTTCTTTACTGCACCAGCCTACGAAACATTGCCAGTAGAAGACGCGGCTTTCACCGCTGCGAAGGCTGAGCATCCAGCGTTTGCTCGCTGGGTCGAGCGCAATGTGTTTGCCCACAAAGTGGCTGGCTATGCAGCGGTAACGTTCTCATTGAAGAAAACCGGTGTTCCACCGGGTGATGCAACTGATGCGCAGCTCGAAGACGTGGCGAACTTGGCTGATCGTTTCAGCTTTGGTGAAGTGCGCGTATCGCACGGCCAGAATCTGATTTTGGCGGATGTGAAGCAATCTGAATTGTTTGCTTTGTGGGAAGAGGCGAAACGCATTGGCTTTGCAACGCCAAATATTGGCTTGCTTACCGATTTGATTTGCTGCCCAGGCGGTGATTTCTGTGCCTTGGCCAATGCTAAATCAATTCCAGTGGCGCAAGCGATTCAAGAACGTTTTGATGATCTGGATTATCTGTTTGATCTGGGTGAAATCGATATGAATATGTCGGGCTGTATCAATGCCTGCGGTCACCATCACGTGGGTAATATCGGCATCTTGGGCGTGGATAAAAACAACGCCGAGTACTACCAAATTACGCTGGGCGGCCGCCAAGGCGCTGATGCCAAAATTGGTAAAGTGATTGGCCCATCGTTCGCGCAAGACGAAATGCCCGATGTGATGAGCAAAATTATTGATGTGTTTGTGGCCCATCGTGAAGGCGACGAGCGCTTTATCGACGTGTTCGACCGTATCGGTGCCGAGCCATTTAAAGCCAAAGTCTACGAAGGCAAACCAATTCGCAAGGAGAAAGCCGATGTCTAA
- the pepN gene encoding aminopeptidase N, which yields MSSRQAIHRLDYTPPSYLIDRVDLTFDLEDTQTKVTSRLIIRRNTGVDSGTPLVLHGEELHLESLKLDGAPLHSAAYQISDTTLTIAQMPDDGILEIVTKIDPASNTSLMGLYQSSGNFFTQCEAEGFRKITYYLDRPDVMAKFTTTIIADKSRYPVLLSNGNRVGSGVLDKNRHWVKWVDPFKKPAYLFALVAGKLVVLSGTHQTQSGRTINIEIYVEPGNLDKCHHALAAAQKSMAWDEERYGLEYDLDTYMIVAVSDFNMGAMENKGLNIFNTKFVLAKPDTATDVDFDGIDSVVAHEYFHNWTGNRVTCRDWFQLSLKEGLTVYRDQEFSSDIGSRAVQRISNVRALRTSQFAEDAGPQAHPIRPDEYLEINNFYTMTIYEKGSEVVRMYETLLGRDGFRKGMDLYFKRHDGQAVTCDDFRAAMADANHADLAQFERWYSQAGTPRVSAHTAYNAEAQTYTLTLTQSCAATPGQNEKLPFHIPFALGLIDRRGQDLPLQLADEAAPQGTTRVVQLREATQSFTFINVPCLPTPSLLRDFSAPVILEYDYSADELVFLMANDSDAFARWEAANTFACQLIKTLYQKDATLPLAAPASFISAYKKLLSNDKLDPALVALMLQLPEDKYLLEQLNDVDPSRLALVCHSIKQQIARELRQELLAVYQKLNDGTPYRYEGDQVARRSLKNVCLDYLSELDEAMISSLLSDQYRKADNMTDRLAALKALVNRDGGESQLADFAAQWADDALVMDKWFTLQATSRRQGALNRVQSLLNHPAFSLKNPNKVRALITSFCVLNLQHFHAADGYAYAFAAEKIIELDAINPQIAARLASCFNRWTKVEPSRRELMKQELERIRDHQGLSSDTFEIVSKALAA from the coding sequence ATGAGCAGCCGCCAAGCCATTCATCGTCTTGACTATACCCCCCCCAGCTATTTAATTGACCGCGTTGATTTAACTTTCGATCTGGAAGATACCCAGACCAAAGTCACCTCACGACTGATCATCCGCCGCAACACTGGGGTCGATAGCGGGACGCCATTGGTATTGCATGGCGAAGAGCTGCACTTGGAAAGCCTCAAGCTCGATGGCGCACCACTTCACTCGGCGGCGTATCAGATCAGCGACACAACGCTCACCATTGCGCAGATGCCTGACGATGGTATTTTAGAAATCGTGACCAAGATCGATCCGGCCAGCAACACAAGTTTGATGGGCTTGTATCAATCTAGCGGTAATTTCTTTACCCAATGCGAGGCCGAAGGTTTTCGCAAAATCACCTATTACCTCGACCGTCCCGATGTGATGGCCAAATTCACTACGACCATCATCGCCGACAAGTCGCGCTATCCGGTCTTGCTATCCAATGGCAACCGCGTGGGCAGCGGCGTACTCGACAAAAATCGCCACTGGGTCAAATGGGTCGATCCATTTAAAAAGCCAGCTTATTTATTTGCACTGGTTGCGGGCAAATTGGTCGTTTTATCAGGCACACACCAAACGCAATCGGGCCGCACGATCAATATCGAGATTTACGTTGAACCCGGCAACCTGGATAAATGTCATCACGCTCTGGCGGCTGCGCAAAAATCGATGGCGTGGGATGAAGAACGCTACGGGCTGGAATACGACCTAGATACCTATATGATCGTCGCCGTCAGTGACTTTAATATGGGCGCGATGGAAAACAAGGGATTGAATATTTTCAACACCAAGTTTGTACTGGCCAAACCCGACACCGCGACCGATGTCGATTTCGATGGGATTGACTCGGTCGTTGCCCACGAATACTTCCACAACTGGACTGGCAATCGCGTGACGTGTCGCGACTGGTTCCAGTTATCACTCAAAGAAGGCCTGACCGTGTATCGCGATCAGGAGTTTTCTAGCGATATTGGCAGTCGTGCCGTGCAGCGCATCAGCAATGTACGTGCACTACGCACCAGCCAATTTGCCGAAGATGCCGGCCCACAAGCACACCCGATCCGGCCCGATGAATATCTGGAAATCAATAATTTCTACACGATGACCATTTACGAAAAAGGCAGCGAAGTCGTGCGCATGTACGAAACTCTGCTCGGCCGTGATGGTTTCCGTAAAGGGATGGATCTGTATTTCAAGCGCCACGATGGTCAGGCGGTCACGTGCGATGATTTCCGTGCGGCGATGGCCGATGCGAATCACGCCGATCTGGCGCAATTTGAGCGTTGGTATAGCCAAGCGGGTACACCAAGGGTATCTGCCCACACCGCCTACAACGCTGAAGCGCAGACATATACCCTCACTCTGACGCAGTCATGTGCAGCCACACCGGGCCAAAATGAAAAGCTACCATTCCATATCCCATTTGCACTCGGTCTGATTGACCGCCGTGGGCAAGATCTGCCTTTGCAATTAGCGGATGAAGCCGCGCCACAGGGCACAACACGGGTGGTGCAACTACGCGAGGCGACGCAGAGTTTCACCTTTATCAATGTGCCCTGCTTACCGACGCCGTCCTTGCTGCGTGATTTTTCCGCCCCCGTGATCCTTGAATATGATTACAGCGCTGATGAATTGGTCTTTTTGATGGCCAACGACAGTGACGCTTTTGCACGCTGGGAAGCGGCCAATACCTTTGCCTGCCAACTGATCAAAACGTTGTACCAGAAAGACGCTACTTTGCCATTGGCAGCACCAGCGAGCTTTATCAGCGCATATAAAAAGCTACTGAGCAATGACAAGCTCGACCCCGCGCTGGTCGCGCTCATGCTGCAATTGCCTGAAGACAAATACCTACTTGAGCAACTGAATGACGTCGACCCCAGCCGCCTTGCGCTGGTGTGTCACAGCATCAAACAGCAAATCGCGCGTGAATTGCGCCAAGAGTTATTGGCCGTCTATCAAAAACTCAACGATGGCACACCGTATCGTTACGAAGGCGATCAAGTCGCACGTCGCAGCCTGAAAAACGTCTGTCTAGATTACTTGTCTGAGCTGGATGAAGCGATGATCTCCAGCCTGCTTTCCGATCAATATCGCAAAGCCGATAATATGACCGACCGACTCGCTGCGCTGAAAGCTTTGGTTAATCGGGATGGCGGTGAATCGCAGCTCGCGGACTTTGCCGCGCAATGGGCTGATGATGCACTGGTGATGGATAAATGGTTTACCTTGCAAGCGACCAGCCGCCGCCAAGGCGCGCTGAACCGCGTGCAGAGCCTATTGAATCATCCTGCGTTTTCGCTGAAAAACCCGAATAAGGTGCGCGCACTGATTACGTCATTCTGCGTACTCAATCTGCAGCATTTCCATGCGGCTGACGGCTATGCCTACGCTTTTGCGGCAGAAAAAATCATCGAGCTCGACGCCATCAACCCGCAAATCGCCGCCCGATTGGCCAGCTGCTTTAACCGCTGGACCAAAGTCGAACCATCGCGCCGTGAGCTGATGAAGCAAGAGCTGGAGCGCATCCGCGATCATCAGGGCTTGTCGTCAGATACGTTTGAGATTGTGAGCAAGGCATTGGCAGCCTAA
- the hslO gene encoding Hsp33 family molecular chaperone HslO produces the protein MKDVLERFLFDKAPVRGEMVKLDATYKEVLARHDYPEVLKSRIGELMAAGALLSAMLKFDGTLIMQMQGMGALQLLVVEVTSQNTLRATARWDAEKIGAFDEKASVAELLGRGRFMITLDPTVGEAYQGVVGMEVGQSVAQIIEHYMTHSEQLDTRLWLACEDGIAAGMMLQKMPAQDDQENTWEHLVTLADTVKAEELLQLEPRETLYRLFHEDSARVFDPASLRFACTCSRERVGGMIKLMERHEVDEVIAERGHVHVVCDFCGKEYTFDPVDIGVLYSGSEGAGSATLQ, from the coding sequence ATGAAAGATGTATTAGAGCGATTCCTGTTTGATAAAGCGCCAGTGCGTGGCGAAATGGTCAAACTCGACGCAACCTACAAAGAAGTGCTGGCGCGCCACGATTACCCCGAAGTGCTCAAAAGCCGTATCGGCGAGCTGATGGCGGCGGGTGCGCTGCTGTCGGCGATGCTCAAATTTGACGGCACCTTGATTATGCAAATGCAGGGCATGGGTGCTTTGCAATTGCTCGTGGTCGAAGTGACGAGCCAAAATACCCTGCGGGCGACAGCGCGTTGGGATGCGGAAAAAATCGGCGCATTCGATGAAAAAGCCTCGGTGGCTGAATTACTTGGTCGTGGTCGCTTTATGATTACGCTCGACCCCACCGTGGGCGAAGCGTATCAAGGCGTGGTTGGGATGGAAGTGGGCCAAAGTGTGGCGCAGATTATCGAGCATTACATGACGCATTCTGAGCAGCTCGATACGCGCTTGTGGCTGGCCTGCGAAGACGGTATTGCAGCAGGCATGATGCTGCAAAAAATGCCAGCGCAGGACGATCAGGAAAACACCTGGGAGCATCTGGTGACGCTGGCCGATACAGTCAAGGCCGAAGAATTGCTCCAGCTTGAGCCACGCGAAACTTTGTATCGCTTATTCCACGAAGACAGCGCCCGCGTGTTTGACCCTGCTAGCCTGCGTTTTGCCTGCACCTGCTCACGTGAACGCGTTGGTGGCATGATCAAATTAATGGAACGCCATGAAGTTGACGAAGTCATCGCCGAGCGTGGCCATGTGCATGTCGTGTGTGATTTCTGCGGTAAAGAATACACCTTTGATCCGGTGGATATTGGCGTGCTGTATAGCGGCAGCGAAGGCGCAGGTTCCGCAACTTTGCAGTAA
- a CDS encoding MFS transporter, with amino-acid sequence MTTVVVVHKDGQIAIAADSQSTFGDMRLGAVDDARWNKIFEHEGSYFAICGSAAHDLVLQSALKKIKNLDFSSRAAIFESFRKLHTKLKEDFFLKPDEEEDDPYESSQMTVLVANQYGIFGVYSLREVYEFQRFWAMGSGRDFAIGAMHVLYDQLDAVALAKVGVEAGCAFDVSSSLPMTSYQLTKVQKE; translated from the coding sequence ATGACCACGGTAGTCGTAGTTCATAAAGACGGCCAGATTGCGATTGCGGCCGACAGCCAATCGACCTTTGGCGATATGCGTTTGGGCGCGGTAGATGATGCGCGCTGGAATAAAATATTCGAACACGAAGGTAGTTATTTCGCCATTTGTGGCAGCGCAGCCCACGATCTGGTGCTGCAATCGGCGCTGAAAAAAATTAAGAACCTTGATTTTTCGAGCCGTGCCGCCATCTTTGAATCATTCCGCAAACTGCATACCAAGCTCAAAGAAGATTTTTTCCTCAAACCAGATGAGGAAGAAGACGACCCCTACGAGTCGAGCCAGATGACCGTCTTGGTCGCCAATCAGTACGGCATTTTTGGCGTGTATAGCTTGCGCGAAGTGTATGAATTTCAGCGTTTCTGGGCGATGGGTAGCGGGCGCGATTTTGCGATTGGCGCGATGCATGTGCTTTACGATCAACTCGACGCTGTAGCGTTGGCCAAAGTGGGCGTAGAAGCCGGTTGTGCCTTTGACGTGAGCTCCAGCTTGCCGATGACCAGTTATCAATTAACAAAAGTGCAGAAAGAATGA
- a CDS encoding ABC transporter ATP-binding protein, with amino-acid sequence MSALEIKQLNKHYQLDAIRVPALIDINLNIAPQRFTVLSGPSGSGKTTLLNLIGCIDRPDSGEIIIAGQQVKQLSDDALADFRSRHIGFIFQNFNLLPVLTAYENIEYPLLLAKVPAAKRKARILSLLDAVGLSDKARNLPGQLSGGQRQRVAIARALATEPQWVLADEPTANLDSHTGASIIELMRTMQRDLNVSFVFSSHDPQVLAAADDAIFIHDGRLVETAAAGDALAAKTAAIKTISTQQVAA; translated from the coding sequence ATGTCAGCACTAGAGATCAAACAACTCAATAAACATTACCAGCTCGATGCCATTCGCGTTCCGGCGCTGATCGACATCAATCTGAACATCGCACCGCAGCGCTTTACCGTGCTGTCCGGCCCTTCGGGTAGCGGCAAAACCACCTTACTCAATCTGATCGGCTGCATCGATCGCCCAGATTCAGGCGAGATCATTATTGCTGGGCAACAGGTGAAACAACTGAGCGATGACGCCTTGGCTGATTTTCGCTCGCGGCACATTGGATTCATCTTCCAGAATTTCAATTTGCTGCCGGTACTCACTGCGTATGAAAACATCGAGTACCCACTGCTGCTCGCCAAAGTGCCTGCAGCCAAACGCAAAGCGCGCATTCTCTCGCTGCTCGACGCAGTGGGTTTGAGTGACAAAGCTCGCAATTTACCCGGCCAACTTTCCGGGGGTCAGCGCCAGCGTGTCGCGATTGCCCGCGCCTTGGCCACCGAGCCGCAATGGGTGTTGGCCGATGAGCCCACCGCCAATCTCGACAGCCACACAGGGGCATCGATTATCGAGCTGATGCGCACCATGCAGCGTGACCTGAATGTGTCGTTTGTATTTTCATCACACGATCCGCAAGTGCTCGCCGCAGCCGATGACGCGATCTTTATCCACGATGGCCGACTGGTCGAAACGGCAGCAGCGGGTGATGCACTCGCGGCGAAAACTGCAGCCATTAAAACAATCAGCACTCAACAGGTGGCAGCATGA
- a CDS encoding ABC transporter permease gives MNTLSLAWRNLLRNRRRSMTTLLAMVIGVIAILLFGGYSGNINLGLQTGFVRSSGHLQIQHTDYFLYGTGNPAAYGIRDYQRVIDVVKKDPVLAPMLTVVTPTLSLGGIAGNFAAGVSRTVIGSGVVVDEQNQMRLWNDYQFPGEAKLLALTGTSKNAATIGTGVARVLQLCGPLAVKNCPQAQTKVSQTKAADQNAAAAPDDITALSEQSAQDAPAKRSVFPQIELLAANAHGAPNVAALEVVKAESKGVKELDDLAVTLHLSQAQKLVYGGDVPQVTAIALQLKHSSQISAAQARLDELIKTQFKDMALEVHDYATLNPSYGQITGMFAAIFSFISLLIGAIVLFTVGNTMSMAVVERTVEIGTLRAIGLRRSGIRRLFVCEGVLLGMVGAALGVALALAAAYLVNHSGMTWMPPGNTEPVPLTVRVWGEMRMITTTAIGLLVVAAISAWWPARRAAQLNIVDALRHV, from the coding sequence ATGAATACGCTCTCTCTCGCTTGGCGCAATCTATTGCGCAACCGCCGTCGTTCAATGACGACGCTACTGGCAATGGTCATTGGTGTGATCGCCATCCTGCTGTTTGGCGGCTACAGCGGAAATATCAATCTGGGGCTGCAAACTGGGTTTGTGCGCAGCAGCGGGCATTTGCAAATCCAGCACACCGATTATTTCCTCTACGGCACGGGTAATCCGGCTGCGTACGGCATTCGCGATTATCAACGTGTGATTGATGTGGTGAAAAAAGACCCTGTCCTCGCGCCGATGCTGACCGTTGTCACCCCGACACTGAGTTTGGGCGGCATTGCGGGCAACTTCGCCGCCGGTGTGTCGCGCACCGTGATCGGTAGTGGCGTAGTAGTCGATGAACAAAACCAAATGCGCTTGTGGAACGACTATCAGTTTCCCGGCGAAGCCAAATTACTCGCCTTAACCGGCACCAGCAAAAATGCCGCCACCATCGGGACAGGCGTCGCGCGCGTTTTGCAACTGTGCGGCCCTTTGGCTGTGAAAAACTGCCCCCAAGCACAAACCAAGGTCTCACAAACCAAGGCCGCAGACCAAAATGCGGCCGCCGCACCCGATGACATTACGGCGTTGTCTGAGCAATCTGCGCAAGACGCGCCAGCGAAACGCAGCGTATTCCCGCAAATCGAATTGCTGGCGGCCAATGCGCACGGCGCGCCCAATGTTGCGGCGCTGGAAGTGGTGAAAGCCGAGAGCAAAGGTGTCAAAGAGCTCGATGATCTGGCGGTGACGCTGCATTTATCGCAAGCGCAGAAATTGGTGTACGGCGGCGATGTACCACAAGTCACCGCAATTGCCTTGCAACTGAAACACAGCAGCCAAATCTCGGCGGCGCAAGCGCGGCTGGATGAGCTAATCAAAACCCAATTCAAAGACATGGCGCTGGAAGTGCACGATTACGCCACGCTCAACCCCAGCTACGGCCAAATCACCGGCATGTTTGCTGCGATTTTCAGCTTTATCTCATTGCTGATCGGCGCGATTGTGCTATTCACCGTCGGCAATACGATGAGCATGGCCGTGGTTGAGCGTACCGTCGAAATCGGTACCTTGCGCGCCATTGGCTTGCGCCGCAGCGGGATCCGCCGGCTCTTTGTATGCGAAGGCGTATTGCTCGGCATGGTCGGCGCAGCGCTGGGGGTGGCGCTGGCTTTGGCCGCGGCGTATCTGGTCAATCACAGTGGCATGACGTGGATGCCGCCGGGTAACACCGAGCCCGTGCCGCTGACGGTGCGCGTGTGGGGTGAAATGCGCATGATCACCACCACCGCAATTGGCTTGTTGGTCGTCGCTGCGATTTCCGCGTGGTGGCCAGCTCGCCGCGCGGCGCAATTGAATATTGTTGATGCTTTAAGACACGTTTAA
- a CDS encoding LiaI-LiaF-like domain-containing protein, whose product MFHSIILVLLGAAFLGHNLGWWPNLYTLLSLWWPLILIVVGIAGLSGLRTPRCGKKSRYTHEQGEN is encoded by the coding sequence ATGTTCCATTCAATTATTCTGGTCTTACTCGGTGCAGCTTTCCTCGGCCATAACCTGGGCTGGTGGCCTAATCTCTACACCCTGTTGAGTCTGTGGTGGCCGCTGATTTTGATCGTGGTTGGTATTGCTGGTTTGAGCGGTTTGCGTACGCCACGTTGCGGCAAGAAATCGCGTTATACGCACGAGCAAGGAGAAAACTAA
- a CDS encoding outer membrane lipoprotein-sorting protein has protein sequence MLRPTLLAISSLFVSISIYATPTAQSLLAASDAIRNPDQSFGLTNTLIEYRDGKQTDTSTLAIYARADSQSGQFRNLIRFVSPQRDAGKLLLKNGNDLWFYDPASKASVRISPQQRLLGQAANGDVVTVNLALDYDASLAGEEDIQDGERQKRASYLLNLKAKNNEVTYHRIEYWIDRSNNRPIKAKFYSSSDRLLKTAYYRHFQKQLGQDRPTETVIIDGLDPKWVTVMRNSDLAFRDVPESWLQRDYLPRFNPEQAK, from the coding sequence ATGTTGCGCCCTACTCTACTGGCGATCAGTTCGCTCTTTGTTTCGATCAGCATTTATGCCACGCCGACGGCACAAAGCCTGCTGGCCGCCAGCGATGCGATTCGTAACCCTGATCAATCATTTGGCCTGACCAATACGCTGATCGAATACCGCGATGGCAAGCAAACCGATACGTCAACGTTGGCGATCTACGCGCGGGCCGACAGTCAAAGCGGGCAATTTCGCAATCTAATCCGCTTTGTTTCTCCGCAGCGCGATGCGGGAAAATTGCTACTCAAAAATGGCAATGATCTATGGTTTTACGACCCCGCCAGCAAAGCCAGCGTGCGGATCTCGCCGCAACAACGGCTGCTAGGTCAGGCGGCCAATGGCGACGTGGTGACGGTAAATTTGGCGCTCGATTACGATGCCAGCCTCGCCGGCGAAGAGGATATTCAAGATGGCGAACGGCAAAAACGCGCCAGCTATTTGCTGAACTTAAAAGCCAAAAATAATGAGGTCACTTACCATCGCATCGAGTATTGGATTGATCGCAGCAATAATCGCCCGATCAAGGCCAAGTTTTACTCCAGCAGTGATCGCCTGCTTAAAACGGCCTATTACCGGCATTTTCAAAAACAACTGGGGCAAGATCGCCCAACGGAAACGGTCATCATCGACGGGCTAGATCCAAAGTGGGTGACCGTGATGCGCAATAGTGACTTGGCATTTCGTGATGTACCCGAAAGTTGGTTGCAGCGCGACTATTTGCCACGCTTTAATCCCGAGCAGGCCAAATGA
- a CDS encoding sensor histidine kinase has translation MPALRLRDLPSRHWWQELALMLLINIAIALVLTVVGNHNTFASNMIFSNCIGFSISCCNYLLCNQRLEISWQWRTPIAIICGVPAGFKLAHFFGEPDVMLFLWRNPESEWRWLASALLVSSAAAVFFILFYHSVAYKHALEIAKREQAEARQAETLAQLAMLQAQIEPHFLFNTLANVHSLITRDAALAQTMLEHLNQYLRASLSRTRQSQTSLADEIDLVRALLAISQIRLGDRLRYQITIAEGLQHAQLPPLLLQPLVENALEHGIEPAVNGGEISITAQLSDEGASKQLLRLRVSDTGQGLQIGNSDGVGLANVRARLQSLYGDEGRLALYPNAPHGVIAELSLPYRVRDDSPLERASA, from the coding sequence ATGCCCGCCTTAAGGCTTAGAGATCTACCTAGTCGTCATTGGTGGCAAGAATTGGCGTTAATGCTGCTGATCAATATTGCCATTGCGCTCGTCCTGACCGTGGTGGGCAATCACAATACATTCGCCAGCAATATGATTTTTTCCAATTGCATTGGCTTTAGCATTTCATGCTGCAATTATTTATTGTGCAATCAACGCCTTGAAATTAGCTGGCAATGGCGCACCCCGATTGCGATTATTTGTGGCGTCCCTGCTGGCTTTAAGCTCGCCCATTTTTTTGGCGAACCCGATGTCATGCTATTTTTATGGCGAAATCCTGAAAGTGAATGGCGCTGGCTTGCCAGTGCATTACTGGTATCAAGCGCCGCGGCGGTCTTTTTTATCCTCTTTTACCATTCGGTTGCCTATAAACACGCCCTCGAAATTGCAAAACGTGAACAAGCTGAAGCACGTCAGGCTGAAACTTTGGCTCAGCTGGCAATGCTACAAGCTCAAATTGAACCTCACTTTTTATTTAATACCCTCGCCAATGTGCATAGCCTCATCACCCGTGATGCGGCCTTGGCGCAAACGATGCTCGAGCACTTAAATCAATATCTACGCGCCAGTCTGTCACGCACACGGCAGTCGCAAACCAGCCTTGCAGACGAAATCGACTTAGTCCGCGCCCTGCTCGCGATTAGTCAGATCCGCTTGGGCGATCGACTGCGTTACCAGATCACGATCGCCGAAGGATTGCAGCACGCACAATTGCCACCATTATTGCTACAGCCTTTGGTTGAAAACGCCCTCGAGCACGGCATCGAGCCGGCGGTGAACGGCGGCGAAATCAGCATTACCGCACAACTGAGCGACGAAGGCGCATCAAAACAGCTATTACGCCTACGCGTCAGCGACACGGGGCAAGGTTTGCAAATTGGCAATAGCGACGGCGTGGGTCTAGCTAATGTACGTGCGCGGCTGCAGAGCCTGTATGGCGATGAGGGTCGTTTGGCGCTCTATCCCAATGCCCCGCACGGCGTGATTGCCGAATTAAGCCTGCCTTATCGCGTTCGCGACGATTCGCCCTTAGAGAGAGCTAGCGCATGA